In bacterium, one genomic interval encodes:
- the bamA gene encoding outer membrane protein assembly factor BamA gives MRRVRAWIALLTLLLVAGVFSPVVAQEGPRVVDVEVVGNRITAPSLILGVSKIDKGSPINATIIQETMRRLYGLGIFSDVKLEAEEVTGGLKLFIIVKELPKLSGLTFSGNDKFSSKELTEKLKLGVGGYISPFLVHEKAEQIRKLYADKGYFQATVGHTLTYSADSSEAVLVYQVNERSKVKVENVVMTGNKEVPAGDLIGKMRNRKRGFLKSSDYAEEKYEEDLTKIVEEYHKRGFIDAYVVSDSQTIDTSISRMTIYLEVYEGPRYYFGESIFKGNSILKTKTLERALKHIPGEVFDAEKYDKSLMEIYTTYQEIGHLHIRVNDERTTRSDSLLDITYDITEGLPSHINLVRIVGNNKTKDKVIRRELSTLPGQTFSRSLLIRSVRDAMALNYFANVEPTPIDLANGDVDIEYKVTEKQTGQVSAGAGYNSQDKLVGSVGLGIPNLMGNGQSVSFQVEKGNRRNSFSLSFTEPWLFGRPTLLSTDIYTTNRRWYEDYTEGRQGASIRVGRRLRWPDNYFRIYGAYRLESNRIYDFSDAFVFSNSIKDIYYQDREANDSLDLPPAGDTLSGDKYAGYVRRSYLPGSILEEDGNWRTASRFSFTLTRDSRNLPEFATSGSQFSYTFESTGGFLGGYYRYQHHQIEYAKFIPLFWGMAIAAKVEWGAVTSPFDDDHILLSDRFTPGGTSYDGIVRGYDDGVLTPDSTVYDQDRYFLIDSLLDTTDVTDQVRDSNTVRIRGNYMFVTNMELQIPIANQQLYGLIFFDAGNSWRELNDVKVNSLYRGVGFGFRIAVPGIGTIGFDFAYPLDKYRDESQKWKPHFQIGTTFK, from the coding sequence TTGAGGCGCGTACGAGCATGGATAGCTCTCCTGACGCTGCTACTGGTGGCGGGAGTCTTCTCCCCGGTAGTTGCACAGGAAGGGCCCAGGGTTGTTGATGTCGAGGTTGTCGGCAACCGGATAACCGCACCATCCCTTATTCTTGGGGTCTCCAAGATCGATAAGGGTTCCCCGATCAATGCCACTATCATCCAGGAGACGATGCGTCGTCTCTACGGCCTAGGTATTTTCTCTGACGTAAAATTAGAGGCAGAGGAAGTCACTGGTGGCTTGAAGCTGTTTATCATCGTCAAAGAACTACCCAAACTGTCTGGCTTGACCTTCTCCGGCAACGACAAATTCAGCTCCAAAGAGCTAACCGAAAAATTGAAATTGGGTGTTGGCGGCTACATCTCCCCATTTCTCGTGCACGAGAAGGCTGAGCAGATCCGAAAGCTGTATGCCGACAAAGGATATTTCCAGGCGACAGTCGGTCACACGCTTACGTACAGCGCCGATTCCAGCGAGGCAGTGCTTGTTTACCAGGTAAATGAGCGTTCCAAGGTCAAGGTTGAGAATGTCGTGATGACCGGCAACAAGGAAGTCCCAGCCGGTGACCTGATCGGCAAGATGCGCAATCGGAAGCGGGGATTCCTCAAAAGCTCCGACTATGCCGAAGAAAAATACGAAGAAGACCTGACTAAGATCGTCGAAGAATACCACAAACGCGGGTTCATTGACGCATATGTCGTTTCGGATTCACAGACCATAGATACCTCCATCAGCCGCATGACCATTTACCTCGAAGTTTACGAGGGGCCGCGCTATTATTTCGGAGAGTCGATCTTCAAAGGGAACAGCATCCTGAAGACGAAAACACTGGAAAGAGCGCTCAAGCATATCCCGGGGGAAGTATTCGATGCGGAGAAGTATGATAAGTCATTGATGGAGATCTACACGACTTATCAGGAGATCGGTCACCTGCACATTCGAGTCAACGACGAACGAACCACTCGCTCCGATTCGCTTCTCGATATCACGTATGACATTACCGAAGGGCTTCCATCGCATATCAATCTGGTGCGTATCGTTGGTAATAACAAAACCAAAGACAAGGTGATTCGCCGAGAGCTTTCCACCCTGCCCGGGCAGACATTCAGCCGGTCGTTGTTGATTCGGTCGGTTCGCGATGCCATGGCATTGAACTATTTTGCGAATGTCGAGCCGACGCCCATAGATCTGGCGAATGGTGATGTTGATATCGAATACAAGGTCACCGAAAAGCAGACCGGTCAGGTCTCGGCCGGAGCAGGTTACAACAGCCAGGACAAGCTGGTTGGCTCAGTTGGACTGGGGATTCCGAACCTGATGGGGAATGGTCAGAGCGTCTCTTTCCAGGTAGAGAAGGGAAACCGCCGAAACTCGTTTTCGCTCTCCTTCACCGAGCCCTGGTTATTCGGCCGCCCGACATTGCTGAGTACTGACATCTATACGACAAACCGTCGATGGTACGAGGACTACACCGAGGGGAGGCAGGGTGCATCGATCCGGGTGGGCCGTCGCTTGCGCTGGCCGGACAACTATTTCCGGATCTACGGGGCCTACAGGCTTGAGAGTAACCGGATCTATGATTTCAGTGATGCGTTCGTCTTCAGTAATTCGATCAAGGATATATATTATCAGGATCGAGAAGCAAATGATTCCCTCGATTTGCCACCTGCGGGCGATACGCTGTCGGGCGATAAGTATGCCGGGTATGTGCGGAGAAGCTACCTTCCCGGATCGATCTTGGAAGAAGATGGCAATTGGCGCACAGCATCGCGATTTTCGTTTACTCTGACGCGTGACTCGCGCAACCTGCCAGAATTTGCTACCAGCGGCTCACAGTTTTCGTACACCTTTGAGTCCACCGGTGGTTTTCTGGGTGGATACTATCGGTATCAGCACCACCAAATTGAGTATGCCAAGTTCATACCTCTTTTCTGGGGAATGGCTATAGCCGCGAAAGTCGAATGGGGGGCAGTTACCTCGCCCTTTGATGACGATCACATTCTGCTCTCTGACCGGTTCACACCCGGCGGTACATCGTATGACGGCATAGTGCGGGGTTATGATGACGGTGTGCTGACGCCTGATTCAACAGTGTACGATCAAGATCGGTATTTTCTTATCGACTCCTTGCTCGATACAACTGACGTCACCGACCAGGTGCGGGATTCAAATACTGTGCGTATCCGCGGCAACTATATGTTCGTCACCAATATGGAACTGCAGATCCCGATCGCCAATCAGCAATTGTATGGATTGATCTTCTTCGACGCTGGTAATTCCTGGCGCGAGTTGAACGATGTTAAGGTGAATAGTCTGTATCGGGGAGTCGGCTTTGGGTTCCGAATTGCGGTCCCCGGAATTGGAACTATCGGCTTTGACTTTGCGTATCCCTTGGACAAATATCGAGATGAGTCGCAGAAATGGAAACCACACTTCCAGATCGGCACGACGTTTAAGTAG
- a CDS encoding 2-oxo acid dehydrogenase subunit E2 has translation MAQDVLVPQMGESVLEGTILQWKVKIGDRVEINQPLVELMTDKVNVEIPAETAGILTAQFVKEGDVVPVGSRIATIDDGKGAAVSTGRPAQADTPVPAASVAMAAAPVAAPPVKATGEVGKGMMSPKVRMLIREYGVDPLTIIPTGKEGRVTVEDVMRAVEQRSGSQGFTAAPIPSPVQPVQAVSYAAPTAAAASAPAASKEPKVKVQIPVFAPLPEAQRTTRTPLIGARKLIAEHMVKSKQTSPHVTTFEDIDMTELVKFRNAIKKDFRETYGANITFMPFIVKACCIGLKEFPTINASLTEKEIIVKNYFNIGIAVARDEGLIVPVIKDADKKSIVEIAVEINSLGEKARTNRLKPDDVADGTFSVTNAGMFGATASTPIIAQPQVAILGIHMISKRPWVVNDQIVIRDISSFGMSFDHRLIDGHTAVQFLHRVHGFLADPTSLLVHLR, from the coding sequence ATGGCACAAGATGTTCTGGTCCCACAGATGGGAGAGTCGGTTCTCGAAGGGACCATCCTGCAGTGGAAAGTCAAGATCGGCGACCGGGTGGAAATCAACCAGCCGCTCGTGGAATTGATGACTGACAAGGTCAATGTTGAGATTCCTGCCGAAACGGCCGGCATCCTGACCGCGCAGTTTGTGAAGGAAGGGGATGTAGTCCCGGTCGGCTCCAGAATTGCCACTATTGATGATGGTAAAGGCGCCGCGGTCTCCACAGGACGTCCTGCCCAGGCTGATACACCAGTGCCGGCAGCCTCTGTCGCTATGGCCGCTGCTCCGGTTGCGGCTCCTCCTGTCAAAGCTACTGGCGAGGTTGGCAAAGGGATGATGTCCCCCAAAGTTCGGATGCTTATCCGTGAATACGGCGTTGACCCGTTGACGATCATTCCGACGGGGAAAGAGGGGCGTGTGACGGTCGAAGATGTCATGCGTGCCGTCGAGCAGCGCTCCGGTTCACAGGGATTTACCGCCGCTCCGATACCGTCGCCGGTTCAACCGGTTCAGGCAGTGAGCTATGCCGCGCCGACTGCCGCCGCCGCATCCGCTCCGGCCGCATCGAAAGAGCCGAAAGTCAAAGTGCAGATCCCGGTCTTTGCTCCGCTTCCCGAAGCGCAGCGGACCACCCGTACACCACTGATCGGCGCGCGCAAGTTGATAGCCGAGCATATGGTGAAGTCGAAGCAGACATCTCCCCATGTGACGACCTTTGAAGATATCGACATGACCGAACTGGTCAAATTCCGCAATGCGATCAAGAAGGATTTTCGCGAGACCTACGGCGCTAATATCACGTTCATGCCGTTTATCGTGAAGGCCTGCTGTATCGGATTGAAGGAGTTCCCGACGATCAATGCGTCGCTCACCGAAAAAGAGATCATCGTCAAGAACTACTTCAATATCGGGATCGCAGTCGCTCGTGACGAGGGGTTGATCGTACCGGTCATCAAGGATGCCGACAAGAAGTCAATCGTTGAGATCGCCGTCGAGATAAACTCTCTGGGTGAAAAGGCACGGACCAACCGTCTGAAACCGGATGATGTTGCCGATGGCACCTTCTCAGTCACCAATGCCGGAATGTTCGGAGCGACGGCTTCGACACCGATCATTGCCCAGCCGCAGGTCGCGATCCTGGGGATCCATATGATCAGCAAGCGTCCATGGGTGGTGAACGATCAGATCGTGATCCGCGACATTTCGTCCTTCGGCATGTCGTTCGATCACCGATTGATCGATGGCCACACCGCGGTGCAGTTCCTGCATCGAGTCCATGGATTCCTGGCTGATCCGACCTCATTGCTGGTACATTTGCGTTGA
- the lipB gene encoding lipoyl(octanoyl) transferase LipB codes for MVTVAQDKMLGWVLQAGTIDYERALEWQHGLVKMRQQGLARDTLMLLEHPPVITVGRDGHDANFKDSNITPYFIERGGDVTFHGPGQLVVYFVFNLTRRGRDLHKFMDDVQEGIIRALAEYGIKAERGVENTGVWVGKKKIASIGIAVKHWITYHGAAINLNTKLTEFNKINPCGLNAKVMTSAKRLLKKPVEMEQFRRVLLDKYGEVFGTDFSPIDLESLAEELESQSGGYEI; via the coding sequence ATGGTCACAGTCGCACAGGATAAAATGCTCGGCTGGGTATTACAGGCCGGGACGATCGACTATGAACGTGCGCTGGAATGGCAGCATGGATTGGTGAAAATGCGCCAGCAAGGGCTGGCGCGCGACACCCTGATGCTGCTTGAGCATCCTCCGGTCATAACGGTCGGGCGAGATGGTCACGATGCGAATTTCAAGGATTCCAATATTACGCCCTATTTCATCGAACGTGGCGGCGATGTCACTTTCCACGGTCCGGGACAACTCGTGGTTTATTTCGTTTTCAACCTGACCCGGCGGGGGAGAGACCTGCATAAGTTCATGGATGATGTCCAGGAGGGGATCATTCGGGCGTTGGCGGAATACGGGATCAAGGCCGAACGCGGAGTAGAGAATACCGGTGTTTGGGTCGGCAAAAAGAAAATAGCATCAATCGGGATCGCGGTCAAACACTGGATCACGTACCATGGGGCCGCGATCAATCTCAATACCAAGCTGACAGAATTCAACAAGATCAATCCGTGTGGGCTGAATGCCAAAGTGATGACATCGGCCAAGCGGCTTCTCAAGAAGCCGGTGGAGATGGAGCAGTTTCGTCGTGTCCTGCTGGACAAGTACGGCGAAGTGTTCGGCACCGATTTCTCTCCCATCGATCTGGAATCGTTGGCCGAGGAACTGGAAAGCCAATCCGGCGGATACGAGATCTAG
- a CDS encoding OmpH family outer membrane protein, whose translation MRNLKRLVLLMVAGLVLATGFVASASAQSMKIGFIKDDEIRATYKAWVRAQEQWDIEKKAWDTEAQTKSDEYFAMLEEYEKQRLILSDDKKKEREAAIRAKKDALDAYTKLIYGPDGTAERKQDELMRPLLANLNKAIEQVALDDGYDVIFTMASGLGYIKPTYDVTAKVLEYLDKLDQ comes from the coding sequence ATGCGTAATCTGAAACGGCTTGTCCTCTTAATGGTTGCCGGCCTGGTGCTGGCGACCGGTTTTGTCGCGTCAGCATCCGCCCAGTCAATGAAGATCGGCTTCATCAAAGATGACGAGATCCGCGCCACATACAAAGCCTGGGTGCGTGCTCAGGAACAGTGGGATATTGAAAAGAAGGCATGGGATACCGAAGCCCAGACCAAGTCTGATGAGTATTTCGCCATGCTCGAGGAATACGAGAAGCAGCGGCTGATCCTGTCGGACGACAAAAAGAAAGAACGCGAAGCCGCGATTCGGGCCAAGAAAGATGCCCTGGATGCATATACCAAGCTGATCTATGGTCCGGACGGTACCGCCGAGCGGAAGCAGGATGAACTGATGCGTCCCTTGCTGGCCAATCTGAACAAAGCGATCGAGCAGGTGGCGCTGGATGACGGGTATGATGTGATCTTCACCATGGCAAGCGGACTCGGCTATATCAAGCCGACCTACGATGTGACCGCCAAAGTGCTGGAGTATCTTGACAAGCTCGACCAATAA
- the uvrB gene encoding excinuclease ABC subunit UvrB, whose product MNTKYSKPSIPPPAPFQLHANFEPKGDQPQAIAELLEGLRSGRKHQTLLGVTGSGKTFTIANVIAQYGKPALVISHNKTLAAQLYGELKAFFPKNAVEFFISYYDYYQPEAYLPTTDTYIEKDTAMNEDIDRLRLRATASLLDRSDVIIVASVSCIYGLGSPQEYKNQLLFLERGVENDRDEVIRKLIDIHYNRNELDFSRGNFRVRGDTVELIPAYYETAIRIEFFGDEIERITEVDPLTGEIINERQKIAIYPAKHFVTSKPQLAEAIAGIEAELKERLATYRSLDKLLELQRLDQRTRYDLEMLREVGYCTGVENYSRYLTGRKAGDRPQCLIDFFEGDFLTVIDESHQSIPQIRGMFAGDRSRKDVLVEHGFRLPSALDNRPLFFEEFESLQKHTIYVSATPSDYELNKCEGLVVDQVIRPTGLLDPIITVKPLRSQVDDLLEQVRQRVARNERVLVTTLTKRMSEDLTDYLDKMGIRVRYLHSEIDSIERTSIIRDLRLAEFDVLVGVNLLREGLDLPEVSLVAILDADKEGFLRSERSLVQTAGRAARNKDGEVIFYADKITDSMRKAMDETNRRRAKQLAYNQEHGINPETIFKTRDEILRTTLFADSKTAEEEKKFEKPDHFSLMSQEDQLGFMAKAMKQAAENLEFETAIAIRDEINQLRKEHKHGIKRKRR is encoded by the coding sequence ATGAATACCAAGTACTCAAAGCCTTCCATCCCCCCCCCTGCGCCATTCCAATTGCATGCCAATTTTGAGCCAAAGGGGGACCAGCCCCAGGCAATTGCGGAGCTTTTGGAAGGACTCCGTTCGGGCCGCAAACACCAGACCCTTTTGGGGGTGACCGGTTCCGGAAAGACTTTCACCATTGCCAACGTGATCGCCCAGTACGGCAAACCGGCGCTGGTCATTTCGCATAACAAGACTTTGGCAGCGCAGTTATATGGCGAGTTAAAGGCATTTTTCCCGAAGAACGCTGTCGAGTTCTTTATCAGCTATTACGACTACTACCAGCCAGAGGCGTACCTTCCCACCACGGATACTTATATCGAGAAGGATACCGCGATGAACGAGGATATCGATCGCCTCCGCCTTCGCGCCACCGCCTCCCTTCTCGATCGAAGCGATGTCATCATCGTTGCCTCTGTCTCCTGCATTTACGGTTTGGGATCGCCACAGGAGTACAAAAATCAGCTGCTTTTCCTTGAGCGTGGTGTCGAAAACGACCGTGACGAAGTGATCCGCAAGCTGATAGATATTCACTACAATCGGAATGAACTCGACTTCTCCCGGGGCAATTTTCGTGTACGTGGAGACACTGTCGAGCTGATCCCCGCCTACTACGAAACAGCCATCCGCATCGAGTTTTTTGGCGATGAGATCGAGCGGATCACCGAGGTCGACCCGTTGACCGGAGAGATCATCAATGAACGGCAGAAGATCGCCATCTACCCGGCGAAACACTTTGTAACATCCAAGCCGCAATTGGCCGAAGCCATCGCCGGGATCGAGGCCGAGCTCAAGGAACGCCTCGCCACCTACCGTTCGCTCGATAAACTGCTGGAACTTCAGCGCCTTGACCAGCGGACTCGCTATGACCTTGAAATGCTCCGCGAGGTAGGCTACTGCACGGGCGTTGAAAACTACTCAAGGTATTTGACCGGGCGCAAAGCCGGAGACCGGCCGCAATGTTTGATCGACTTTTTTGAGGGGGATTTCTTGACGGTCATTGACGAATCGCACCAGTCGATCCCTCAAATTCGCGGCATGTTTGCCGGCGACCGATCACGCAAGGATGTCCTTGTTGAGCATGGCTTCCGCCTACCCTCTGCTTTGGACAATCGCCCCCTTTTCTTTGAAGAATTTGAGAGCCTGCAGAAGCATACCATTTATGTATCTGCCACTCCCTCGGATTATGAACTTAACAAGTGCGAAGGTCTGGTTGTCGACCAGGTGATTCGCCCGACCGGATTGCTTGACCCGATCATCACCGTTAAGCCGCTGCGCAGCCAGGTCGATGACCTGCTTGAGCAGGTCCGCCAACGAGTTGCACGGAATGAGCGGGTGCTGGTAACCACTCTGACCAAGCGGATGTCTGAAGACCTGACCGATTATCTCGACAAAATGGGGATACGCGTACGGTACTTGCACTCTGAAATCGATTCGATAGAACGGACCAGTATCATCCGGGACCTCCGGCTTGCCGAGTTTGATGTCCTGGTCGGCGTCAATTTATTGCGAGAAGGATTGGACCTTCCGGAGGTCTCGCTCGTCGCTATATTGGATGCTGACAAGGAGGGTTTCCTGCGGTCCGAGCGATCTTTGGTGCAAACGGCCGGGCGAGCGGCTCGTAACAAGGATGGCGAAGTGATCTTCTACGCGGACAAGATCACTGATTCGATGCGAAAAGCCATGGATGAAACCAACCGACGCCGCGCCAAACAGCTCGCCTACAACCAGGAGCATGGGATCAACCCGGAGACGATCTTCAAGACTCGCGACGAGATCCTTCGGACTACCCTTTTTGCCGACAGCAAGACCGCTGAGGAAGAGAAGAAGTTCGAGAAGCCGGATCACTTCTCACTCATGTCCCAGGAGGATCAACTGGGCTTTATGGCGAAAGCGATGAAACAGGCCGCCGAAAATCTCGAATTTGAGACCGCCATCGCCATTCGCGACGAGATCAACCAGCTCCGCAAAGAGCATAAACATGGTATCAAACGGAAACGGCGCTGA
- the nadA gene encoding quinolinate synthase NadA, with protein sequence MFFALPKEYREATADDLRGRIREARVRLGKKLVILVHHYQRLEVVEFADHIGDSYGLSKIAARQQDADTIVFCGVHFMAESADILTGDNQNVYLPNPLAGCPMADMAEMADVLAAWEYLKPFGGEQKIMPISYMNTAAGLKAFTGRNGGLICTSSNAKAALQYALDKREKVFFFPDEHLGHNTGVAYGLKPEEMVIWDFSRDDGGLAAEQIERAKIILWKGHCHVHTNFKPEHVYDIRTRYPEAKVIVHPECPNEVVRLADASGSTSFIVDFCEKAPSGSVIAIGTEINLVNRMAHTYPDKKIFELSGNTCPVCANMYRTTLNDLAYTLEHYSDIKPITVPEPTKGEARLALEKMLEIS encoded by the coding sequence ATGTTTTTCGCATTGCCAAAAGAATATCGCGAAGCAACGGCCGACGACCTGCGCGGACGGATCAGAGAGGCGCGTGTGCGCCTGGGCAAAAAGCTCGTGATCCTGGTACATCATTACCAGCGGCTCGAGGTGGTCGAGTTCGCCGATCATATCGGCGATAGCTACGGTCTTTCCAAGATAGCCGCGCGCCAGCAGGATGCAGACACGATCGTTTTCTGTGGCGTGCACTTCATGGCAGAGTCCGCTGATATCCTGACCGGCGACAATCAGAATGTTTACCTGCCAAACCCACTCGCTGGATGCCCGATGGCTGATATGGCTGAGATGGCGGATGTGCTGGCGGCGTGGGAATACTTGAAGCCGTTTGGCGGTGAACAAAAGATCATGCCGATTTCCTATATGAATACCGCGGCTGGGCTGAAAGCCTTTACCGGTCGTAATGGCGGGCTGATCTGTACTTCGTCGAACGCCAAAGCGGCCCTTCAGTACGCCCTTGATAAGAGGGAGAAGGTGTTCTTTTTCCCCGATGAACATCTCGGCCACAACACCGGTGTGGCCTATGGCTTGAAACCCGAAGAGATGGTGATCTGGGATTTCTCGCGTGACGATGGTGGCTTGGCGGCCGAGCAGATTGAAAGGGCCAAGATCATTCTCTGGAAAGGGCACTGCCATGTCCACACCAATTTCAAACCAGAGCATGTTTACGACATACGGACCCGCTATCCTGAAGCGAAGGTGATTGTGCACCCTGAGTGCCCGAATGAGGTGGTGCGACTGGCCGATGCTTCGGGATCGACGAGCTTCATCGTCGATTTCTGTGAGAAAGCGCCAAGTGGGTCTGTCATTGCGATCGGGACGGAGATCAATCTGGTTAATCGGATGGCGCATACCTATCCTGACAAAAAGATCTTTGAGCTTTCAGGGAATACTTGCCCGGTCTGTGCCAATATGTACCGGACGACCCTGAATGACCTGGCATATACGCTCGAGCACTATTCTGATATTAAGCCGATAACTGTCCCTGAGCCGACCAAGGGCGAGGCCAGGCTGGCACTGGAAAAAATGCTTGAAATTAGCTGA
- a CDS encoding CvpA family protein has translation MSPLLLDLIFVVCAIAAIYAGYKRGFLGQVVWLVSSFIGFGLAARFSADLAELFGYGIVSKPITIAVSFLLIFVLAIWLARMIGKWVTGMIKESPVGMVNSIIGAICSLGIFLVIASLIMVVAMVIVPGARTTVEQTYVVQGILTPVSAILDERLLHRGDEQPGATQEP, from the coding sequence ATGAGTCCATTGCTTCTCGATCTGATCTTCGTCGTTTGCGCAATCGCTGCGATCTATGCCGGATACAAGCGCGGGTTTCTGGGTCAGGTGGTCTGGTTGGTTTCATCGTTTATTGGATTCGGTCTTGCCGCTCGATTTTCGGCTGATCTTGCGGAATTGTTCGGGTACGGGATAGTCAGCAAGCCGATCACGATTGCAGTCTCGTTTCTACTCATCTTTGTTCTCGCGATCTGGCTGGCACGCATGATCGGAAAATGGGTTACCGGGATGATCAAAGAGTCTCCCGTAGGAATGGTTAATTCCATAATCGGCGCGATTTGCAGTCTTGGAATCTTCTTGGTGATCGCGTCCTTGATCATGGTTGTTGCGATGGTGATCGTACCGGGCGCACGGACTACCGTCGAACAGACCTATGTCGTGCAGGGGATACTAACGCCGGTTTCAGCAATATTGGATGAACGGCTGTTGCATCGCGGGGACGAACAGCCTGGTGCGACTCAGGAACCATAA
- the rplU gene encoding 50S ribosomal protein L21 — MYAIFQLAGFQYRAEEGAVIQVPRQAAKQGEKLNISDVLLVNANGASVIGTPFVSGAKIEAEVLDHTRGEKLVGFKYKRRTKYRRTLGHRQDYTEIKVNKIVSPKS; from the coding sequence ATGTACGCTATTTTTCAGCTCGCCGGCTTTCAGTATCGCGCCGAAGAGGGTGCGGTAATACAGGTTCCTCGCCAGGCGGCCAAGCAGGGTGAAAAGCTGAATATCAGTGATGTGCTGCTCGTGAATGCGAACGGTGCATCGGTGATCGGTACCCCGTTTGTCTCCGGCGCAAAGATCGAGGCCGAAGTGCTTGACCATACCCGCGGCGAAAAACTGGTCGGATTCAAGTACAAACGCCGGACGAAATACCGTCGCACTTTGGGACATCGTCAGGATTACACCGAGATCAAGGTTAATAAGATCGTTAGTCCAAAGAGCTAA
- a CDS encoding SDR family oxidoreductase, whose translation MELKGKVAFVTGGTRGIGLAVAERLAKRGADVIISYFRSRQSANEAVEKIKAYGVECYAHRANMGNHDQIPAIFDGIKSKFGKLDILISNAALGLYTSMLEIDDKAWDLSMHTNARAFLNCVQLASPIMPNHSRIVTLSSLGSIRYIPGYAAIGVSKAAIENMVKYMAIELAARHITVNCVSGGFIDTSALKVFPNYEQMKREVSDRTPFKRIGTPEEVADVVVFMASPQASWITGQTVIVDGGYSLM comes from the coding sequence ATGGAACTCAAAGGAAAAGTTGCGTTTGTTACCGGGGGGACACGCGGTATCGGACTTGCGGTGGCCGAACGTCTGGCCAAACGGGGTGCCGATGTCATCATTAGTTACTTCCGCAGTCGTCAATCGGCCAATGAAGCAGTCGAAAAGATCAAAGCGTATGGTGTAGAGTGTTATGCGCACCGCGCCAATATGGGGAATCATGATCAGATCCCGGCGATCTTCGACGGCATCAAGTCAAAGTTTGGTAAGCTCGATATTCTGATCTCCAACGCCGCCCTGGGCTTGTATACTTCCATGCTTGAGATCGACGACAAGGCATGGGACCTTTCCATGCATACCAATGCCCGCGCATTTCTCAACTGCGTGCAGTTGGCGTCGCCGATTATGCCGAATCACAGCCGGATAGTCACGCTATCATCGCTCGGATCCATTCGCTATATCCCAGGGTACGCTGCGATCGGCGTCTCTAAAGCCGCGATTGAAAATATGGTGAAGTATATGGCGATAGAATTGGCGGCTCGCCATATCACCGTCAACTGTGTCTCGGGCGGGTTCATTGATACCAGCGCTCTGAAGGTGTTTCCGAACTACGAACAGATGAAGCGCGAGGTCTCTGACCGGACGCCGTTCAAACGGATCGGAACTCCCGAGGAAGTGGCGGATGTGGTGGTCTTTATGGCCAGCCCACAGGCCTCATGGATAACCGGTCAGACGGTGATAGTCGATGGCGGCTATTCGCTGATGTAG